In Sphingomonas sp. R1, a single genomic region encodes these proteins:
- a CDS encoding SDR family NAD(P)-dependent oxidoreductase, protein MTKRAVIFGASGGMGAAVAERLAQDPAIERLYLGSRQPAPQTDARLVPFPFDLTDEASIAAAAAHVEGPVDLVFVATGVLHQGPMLAPEKTYRALDAQAMAALFAVNTIGPALIARHFLPLLPRDGRGVFAALSARVGSIGDNRLGGWHSYRASKAALNMLLANFAIELRRTHPQAIVAGLHPGTVDSALSAPFQRGVAPEKLFTPAQSAAYLVDVLDRLRPEDSGGIFAWDGARIPY, encoded by the coding sequence ATGACGAAGCGTGCGGTGATCTTCGGAGCGTCCGGCGGGATGGGCGCGGCGGTGGCGGAGCGGCTCGCGCAGGATCCCGCGATCGAGCGCCTCTATCTGGGGAGCCGGCAACCCGCCCCGCAGACCGATGCGCGTCTGGTGCCGTTCCCCTTCGACTTGACCGACGAGGCCAGCATCGCGGCGGCTGCGGCGCACGTGGAGGGACCGGTAGACCTCGTATTCGTCGCGACCGGGGTTCTGCATCAAGGACCGATGCTGGCTCCCGAAAAGACGTATCGGGCACTCGATGCGCAGGCGATGGCAGCACTGTTTGCGGTCAACACCATCGGTCCGGCGCTGATCGCCCGGCATTTCCTGCCGCTGCTGCCGCGCGATGGCCGTGGGGTGTTCGCTGCGCTCTCGGCCCGCGTGGGATCGATCGGGGACAACCGGCTGGGTGGCTGGCACAGTTATCGCGCATCCAAGGCGGCGCTCAACATGCTGCTGGCAAATTTCGCCATCGAGCTGCGGCGGACCCATCCGCAAGCGATCGTCGCGGGCCTGCATCCGGGCACCGTCGACAGCGCGCTGTCGGCCCCGTTCCAGCGCGGTGTCGCACCGGAAAAGCTTTTCACGCCAGCGCAAAGCGCCGCCTATCTCGTCGACGTTCTCGATCGGCTCCGCCCGGAAGACTCCGGCGGCATCTTCGCCTGGGACGGTGCCCGTATTCCTTATTGA
- a CDS encoding ABC1 kinase family protein — MADDQAYDGRSRAVPKGRLARFGVMGRLAGGVAGNVLAEGAKRLVAGERPQLRDLVLTPGNVARATEQLAQLRGAAMKLGQMISLDAGDVLPDELTQILARLRDRAHHMPPAQLQQVLAREWGADWRRRFALFEAHPMAAASIGQVHRARLPDGRMLAIKVQYPGVRESIDADVDNVATLLRLSGLLPKGLDIAPLLGEAKRQLHDEADYVREAAMMTRYADHLAGDDRYLVPRPVPELSTANVLAMDYIAAKRIETLEAADQAERNRVTTALIDLVLQELFAFAFIQTDPNFANYRYQPESGRLVLLDFGAAMPVSDAITDGYRNLLRAGLNSDRTAVRTAALDLGFFSQAALDRHPAVIDRMIALILEQTDRADDFDFGDRSFLQAVRGEGMQMVEDRAVWHVPPADTLFVQRKISGMALLAARLKAHVALRGLVERRLGQ, encoded by the coding sequence ATGGCGGATGATCAGGCATATGACGGCCGCTCGCGGGCGGTTCCCAAGGGGCGACTGGCGCGCTTCGGTGTAATGGGGCGGCTGGCAGGCGGCGTCGCGGGCAATGTGCTCGCCGAGGGCGCCAAGCGCCTCGTCGCCGGCGAGCGGCCGCAGCTTCGCGATCTCGTCCTCACGCCGGGCAATGTCGCCCGCGCGACCGAGCAGCTCGCACAGTTGCGCGGCGCGGCGATGAAGCTCGGCCAGATGATCTCGCTCGACGCCGGCGACGTGCTGCCGGACGAGCTTACCCAGATCCTCGCCCGCCTGCGGGACCGCGCCCACCACATGCCCCCCGCCCAGCTTCAGCAGGTGCTCGCCAGGGAATGGGGTGCCGACTGGCGGCGTCGCTTCGCGCTGTTCGAGGCACATCCGATGGCGGCCGCTTCGATCGGACAGGTCCATCGCGCGCGGCTTCCCGACGGACGGATGCTGGCGATCAAGGTCCAGTATCCCGGCGTGCGCGAGAGCATCGATGCCGATGTCGACAATGTGGCGACGTTGCTGCGCCTGTCCGGCCTGCTGCCCAAGGGCCTCGACATCGCGCCGCTGCTCGGCGAGGCCAAGCGCCAGCTGCACGACGAGGCGGACTATGTCCGCGAGGCGGCGATGATGACGCGCTACGCCGATCACCTGGCCGGCGATGATCGCTATCTGGTGCCGCGTCCGGTGCCTGAACTTTCGACCGCGAACGTGCTGGCGATGGACTATATCGCCGCCAAGCGGATCGAAACGCTGGAAGCAGCGGACCAGGCGGAGCGCAACCGGGTCACGACGGCGCTGATCGACCTGGTGTTGCAGGAGCTGTTCGCCTTCGCCTTCATCCAGACCGACCCCAACTTCGCCAATTACCGCTACCAGCCGGAAAGCGGGCGACTCGTGCTGCTCGATTTTGGTGCCGCGATGCCGGTTTCTGACGCAATTACCGATGGATATCGCAACCTTCTGCGAGCAGGGCTGAACAGCGACCGTACCGCTGTCCGCACTGCGGCGCTGGACCTCGGCTTTTTCAGCCAGGCGGCGCTGGATCGCCACCCCGCGGTAATCGACCGGATGATCGCCCTGATCCTTGAACAGACCGACCGCGCCGACGATTTCGACTTTGGCGACCGCAGCTTCCTCCAGGCGGTGCGCGGCGAAGGCATGCAGATGGTGGAGGATCGCGCGGTCTGGCACGTGCCTCCTGCCGACACGCTGTTCGTCCAGCGCAAGATCAGCGGCATGGCGCTCCTCGCGGCGCGGCTGAAGGCGCATGTCGCCCTGCGCGGGCTCGTCGAGCGCCGCCTCGGTCAATAA
- a CDS encoding thiol-disulfide oxidoreductase DCC family protein, whose amino-acid sequence MAEPLTVWYDGGCPLCTREIALMRRLDRKARLRFVDVSDGTTACPLDRGALLARFHVSDAHGHFYSGAAAFAAMWRAIPLLRPLGLLALLPGMTWVLERLYRAFLRVRPTVQRWMRERERHGG is encoded by the coding sequence ATGGCTGAGCCGCTGACCGTCTGGTATGACGGCGGATGTCCGCTGTGCACGCGCGAGATCGCGCTGATGCGACGCCTCGACCGAAAGGCAAGACTCCGCTTCGTCGATGTCAGCGACGGCACCACCGCCTGCCCGCTGGACCGGGGCGCGTTGCTTGCGCGCTTTCATGTCAGTGATGCACACGGGCATTTCTACAGCGGGGCGGCGGCGTTCGCAGCGATGTGGCGGGCGATCCCGCTGCTGCGGCCACTGGGTCTCCTCGCGCTTCTTCCGGGGATGACTTGGGTCCTCGAACGGCTCTATCGCGCGTTCCTGCGCGTTCGACCCACAGTCCAGCGCTGGATGCGCGAAAGGGAACGGCATGGCGGATGA
- a CDS encoding cryptochrome/photolyase family protein has protein sequence MPGMARLLLLLGDQLSAGIAALADADREADVVLMAEVAEEARYVPHHKKKLAFVFSAMRHFGEALRADGWQVRYTSLDDPDNAGSLVGEIARARADLDIDEILCTEPGEWRLRGALAAVPGLTLVPDTRFLIDPAGFRAWAQGRRQLRMEYFYRDMRRRTGLLMDGDAPAGGEWNYDHDNRGTPPPGTSGPALPAFEPDAITQAVLEMVERRFPDNFGDLHPFSLAVTQADAEMARDHFLAHALPRFGDYQDAMRRGEPILFHAHLALYLNIGLLDPLDLCRRVEAEWRAGRVPINSAEGFIRQILGWREYVRGIYWLHMPRYAEANALEAHRPLPEFYWTAKTDMACMRDAVEQTRAHAYAHHIQRLMVTGNFALLAGIDPYLVHVWYMAVYADAYEWVEMPNTIGMALFADGGIMGSKPYAASGAYIDRMSDYCAGCRYKVKLKAGPDACPFNYLYWDFVSRHRDRFARNPRMGPIVRNLDRMTDERKAEIRADSARFLDALVPAGSRWNG, from the coding sequence ATGCCCGGCATGGCCCGCCTCCTCCTTCTTCTCGGCGACCAGCTTAGTGCTGGCATCGCCGCGCTTGCCGACGCGGACCGCGAGGCGGACGTGGTGCTGATGGCGGAGGTCGCCGAAGAGGCGCGCTACGTGCCGCATCACAAGAAGAAGCTCGCCTTCGTCTTTTCGGCGATGCGGCATTTCGGCGAAGCACTGCGCGCCGATGGTTGGCAGGTCCGCTACACATCGCTCGACGATCCGGACAATGCCGGCAGCCTTGTCGGCGAGATCGCGCGGGCGCGCGCCGACCTGGATATTGACGAGATCCTCTGTACCGAACCCGGCGAGTGGCGCCTGCGCGGGGCGCTGGCGGCGGTACCCGGGCTCACGCTGGTGCCCGATACCCGTTTCCTGATCGATCCCGCAGGGTTCCGCGCCTGGGCGCAGGGCCGTCGGCAGCTGCGGATGGAATATTTCTACCGCGACATGCGGCGGCGTACCGGGCTGCTGATGGACGGCGACGCGCCCGCAGGCGGCGAGTGGAATTACGACCACGACAATCGCGGCACTCCGCCGCCGGGAACCAGCGGACCGGCGCTCCCCGCCTTCGAACCGGACGCGATCACCCAGGCGGTGCTGGAGATGGTCGAACGACGCTTTCCGGACAATTTCGGCGACTTGCACCCATTCTCCCTGGCGGTGACACAGGCGGATGCCGAAATGGCGCGCGACCATTTCCTCGCCCACGCCCTGCCCCGCTTCGGGGACTATCAGGATGCGATGCGCCGCGGCGAGCCCATCCTGTTCCACGCGCACCTCGCACTGTATCTGAACATTGGCCTGCTCGATCCACTGGACCTGTGCCGCCGCGTCGAAGCCGAATGGCGCGCCGGACGGGTGCCGATCAACTCCGCCGAGGGTTTCATCCGCCAGATCCTCGGCTGGCGCGAATATGTCCGCGGCATCTACTGGCTGCACATGCCCCGCTACGCCGAGGCCAATGCGCTGGAGGCGCACCGCCCGCTCCCGGAATTCTACTGGACCGCGAAGACGGACATGGCGTGCATGCGGGACGCCGTCGAGCAGACCCGTGCCCATGCCTATGCCCATCATATCCAGCGGCTGATGGTAACCGGCAATTTTGCGCTGCTGGCGGGCATCGACCCCTATCTCGTCCATGTCTGGTACATGGCGGTCTATGCCGATGCCTATGAATGGGTGGAGATGCCCAACACCATCGGCATGGCGCTGTTCGCCGATGGCGGGATCATGGGATCCAAGCCCTATGCAGCGAGCGGCGCCTATATCGATCGCATGTCCGACTATTGCGCCGGCTGCCGCTACAAGGTGAAGCTGAAAGCGGGCCCGGACGCCTGCCCGTTCAACTATCTCTACTGGGACTTCGTGTCCCGCCATCGCGATCGTTTCGCCCGCAATCCGCGCATGGGGCCGATCGTCCGCAACCTCGACCGGATGACCGACGAGCGCAAGGCCGAGATCCGCGCCGATTCCGCGCGCTTCCTCGATGCGCTGGTCCCGGCGGGGAGCCGCTGGAATGGCTGA
- a CDS encoding DUF3429 domain-containing protein — translation MEKSASLPPAARLLGYAGLLPPIGCVAGIAAFPDQRALLLEAGFGYAALIYSFLGGLWWGQGVARGRATAGLFAVAVVPSLLAWGLMLLQRHGLSIATTLLALGTAILVSPLVDLRLARTGSGTRGWMALRLQLSTGLGLLTLALALR, via the coding sequence ATGGAAAAATCGGCTTCGCTACCGCCTGCGGCACGCCTCCTGGGCTATGCCGGATTGCTGCCGCCGATCGGCTGCGTCGCCGGCATTGCCGCGTTTCCCGATCAGCGGGCGCTCCTGCTCGAGGCCGGGTTCGGCTATGCCGCCCTGATCTACAGCTTCCTCGGCGGTCTCTGGTGGGGACAGGGCGTGGCGCGGGGCCGCGCGACCGCCGGGCTGTTCGCCGTGGCAGTGGTTCCTTCGTTGTTGGCCTGGGGGCTGATGCTGTTGCAGCGCCATGGCCTGAGCATCGCCACAACGCTCCTTGCGCTCGGCACGGCGATCCTTGTGTCCCCGCTGGTCGACCTGCGCCTCGCGCGAACCGGGAGCGGCACGCGCGGCTGGATGGCCCTGCGTCTGCAACTTTCGACCGGGCTGGGCCTGCTGACCCTCGCGCTCGCGCTGCGCTAG
- a CDS encoding NAD(P)/FAD-dependent oxidoreductase — protein MDVVILGAGIAGLACADQLRAAGHDVTLFDKGRGPGGRMSTRRVELDGVRLQFDHGAQYFTVRDDRFRRQVQDWQAQGVASPWHEAGPDAWVGTPAMNAPVRHMASAHRVHFGHHVVGLTRNAQGWHVRLQDQQHGPFDAAIIALPAEQAAAILGTHDLMMAADAMAARSQPCWTAMIAFADRVPIAADSIRQHGIIGWAARDGAKPGRQDGETWVVQGHGSWSTEHLEDAPDAVAQALLDALLAHAEGPVPALRYLAAHRWRFAMTPGVDKGALWNGTLRLGACGDWLQGPRVELAWLSGHRLGTLIGSAAAAA, from the coding sequence ATGGACGTGGTGATCCTGGGCGCTGGCATTGCAGGCCTTGCCTGCGCCGACCAGTTGCGTGCGGCCGGGCATGACGTGACCCTGTTCGACAAGGGGCGCGGTCCCGGGGGCCGGATGTCGACGCGGCGGGTGGAGCTGGACGGGGTGCGCCTTCAGTTCGACCACGGCGCCCAGTATTTCACCGTCCGCGACGATCGCTTCCGCCGGCAGGTGCAGGACTGGCAGGCGCAGGGCGTCGCCAGTCCCTGGCACGAGGCAGGACCCGACGCCTGGGTCGGCACGCCGGCGATGAATGCGCCGGTGCGCCACATGGCATCGGCGCACCGCGTGCATTTCGGTCACCATGTCGTGGGCCTGACCCGCAACGCGCAGGGCTGGCACGTGCGGCTGCAGGACCAGCAGCACGGACCGTTCGATGCGGCGATCATCGCGCTGCCCGCCGAGCAGGCGGCGGCGATCCTCGGCACGCACGACCTGATGATGGCTGCGGACGCGATGGCGGCACGGTCCCAGCCCTGCTGGACGGCGATGATCGCCTTTGCCGATCGCGTGCCGATCGCCGCCGACAGCATCCGCCAGCACGGCATCATCGGCTGGGCGGCACGCGACGGTGCGAAGCCCGGCCGCCAGGACGGCGAAACCTGGGTGGTCCAGGGGCATGGCTCCTGGTCGACCGAGCATCTGGAGGATGCGCCGGATGCCGTCGCGCAGGCATTGCTGGATGCCCTGCTCGCCCATGCAGAAGGTCCGGTTCCCGCGCTGCGCTATCTCGCCGCGCATCGGTGGCGGTTCGCGATGACGCCGGGCGTCGACAAGGGCGCGCTGTGGAACGGTACGCTGCGCCTTGGCGCCTGCGGCGATTGGCTGCAGGGTCCGCGCGTCGAGCTCGCGTGGCTCTCCGGCCACCGCCTCGGAACGCTGATCGGAAGCGCGGCCGCCGCGGCCTAG
- the folE gene encoding GTP cyclohydrolase I FolE translates to MNFFCNDIERADNETGAEMVPDEVQEAVRTLLRWVGEDPEREGLRDTPLRHAKAWREYCAGYEEDPGMHLARTFEEVAGYDEIVLLKDIPFQSHCEHHLAPITGKASIAYLPKDRVVGISKLARVLHGYARRLQIQERLTAEIAQAIWTHLQPAGVAVVIEAQHGCMTGRGVKTHGVGMVTSRMLGCFLEDRSSRAELMSLMGY, encoded by the coding sequence ATGAACTTCTTCTGCAACGATATAGAACGGGCCGATAACGAAACAGGCGCGGAAATGGTCCCGGACGAGGTCCAGGAAGCCGTCCGCACCCTGCTGCGCTGGGTCGGCGAGGATCCCGAGCGCGAGGGGCTGCGCGACACGCCGCTGCGCCATGCCAAGGCCTGGCGCGAATATTGCGCGGGCTATGAGGAAGATCCCGGCATGCACCTCGCCCGCACCTTCGAGGAGGTCGCCGGCTATGACGAGATCGTGCTGCTCAAGGACATCCCGTTCCAGTCGCACTGCGAGCATCATCTCGCCCCGATAACCGGCAAGGCGTCGATCGCCTATCTCCCGAAAGACCGCGTCGTGGGCATCTCGAAGCTCGCCCGCGTGCTGCACGGCTATGCCCGCCGTCTGCAGATCCAGGAGCGCCTCACCGCGGAGATCGCGCAGGCGATCTGGACCCATCTCCAGCCCGCCGGCGTCGCCGTGGTGATCGAGGCGCAGCATGGCTGCATGACCGGCCGCGGCGTGAAGACGCACGGCGTGGGCATGGTCACCAGCCGCATGCTGGGCTGCTTCCTCGAGGATCGCAGCAGCCGCGCCGAACTCATGTCCCTCATGGGCTATTGA
- a CDS encoding PAS domain-containing protein → MIAGSAVAAVLSNPRLPDNPIVDCNDAFMALTGYQRDEIVGRNCRFLSGDKTEPWLSEALSAGVREKRPVMVEILNYKKDGTPFRNAVLVAPIFGEDGELEYFLGSQMEVEGPKEGTAHRATIARDKIGGLSPRQRAVLIAMAAGKLNKQIAYDLGLTERTIKMHRAAMFRALGVRTAADAVRMAIEAGY, encoded by the coding sequence ATGATTGCCGGGAGCGCCGTTGCCGCGGTGCTGAGCAACCCCCGCCTGCCCGATAACCCCATCGTCGACTGCAACGACGCCTTCATGGCCCTGACCGGCTATCAACGCGACGAGATCGTCGGCCGCAATTGCCGCTTCCTCAGCGGCGACAAGACCGAACCCTGGCTGAGCGAAGCGCTGAGCGCCGGCGTGCGCGAGAAACGGCCGGTCATGGTGGAGATCCTCAACTACAAGAAGGACGGTACGCCGTTCCGCAATGCGGTTCTCGTCGCCCCGATCTTCGGCGAGGACGGCGAGCTCGAATATTTCCTGGGCTCGCAGATGGAGGTGGAGGGGCCGAAGGAAGGCACCGCCCACCGCGCGACGATCGCGCGCGACAAGATCGGCGGGCTTTCGCCGCGGCAGCGCGCGGTGCTGATCGCAATGGCGGCCGGCAAGCTCAACAAGCAGATCGCCTACGACCTCGGCCTTACCGAGCGGACGATCAAGATGCACCGGGCGGCGATGTTCCGCGCGCTGGGCGTACGCACCGCGGCCGACGCCGTGCGGATGGCGATCGAAGCGGGCTACTGA
- a CDS encoding M20/M25/M40 family metallo-hydrolase translates to MTKRLLLAAAAVLALPLPALAQTAAQVASVRDAALKDDVAWDVVEGLTTEVGQRLAATEAEARARSWAVKKLTALGFQNVHIETYRMPVWVRGAETAEVLGTAGQKLAIAALGYSGSTGAQPLEAELVYFASLAELQAAPAGSLKGKIAFIDHAMVPTQDGSQYGYYGAVRRAGPSVAATKGAAAVLIRSIGTDHHRNPHTGVTTWAKGVSPIAAAALSVPDAEQLVRLVKRGPVKLRLSVTPQFKGEAESGNVIADLPGSDPKAGIIVVGGHLDSWDLGTGAIDDGAGVAITTAAALQAAKLGQPRRTIRVVWFGAEEVGGFGGAAYAKAHADERHVLAMESDFGADRVWKFETNLPESAKAIGDRLEAALYPIGIERGRGTAHGGTDVEPILALGVGTIGLNQDGLRYFDLHHTPDDTLDKIDPAQLRQNVAAWAAMLAIAANAPEDIGPVALHKGE, encoded by the coding sequence ATGACCAAGCGCCTCCTGCTCGCGGCCGCTGCCGTGCTCGCCCTGCCCCTCCCTGCTCTTGCCCAGACCGCCGCTCAGGTAGCGAGCGTGCGCGACGCCGCGCTTAAGGACGACGTCGCATGGGACGTGGTGGAAGGCCTTACCACCGAGGTCGGCCAGCGCCTCGCCGCCACCGAGGCCGAAGCGCGCGCCCGCAGCTGGGCGGTCAAGAAGCTCACGGCGCTGGGCTTCCAGAACGTCCATATCGAGACCTACCGCATGCCCGTCTGGGTCCGCGGCGCAGAGACCGCCGAGGTGCTGGGCACGGCAGGCCAGAAGCTCGCGATCGCCGCGCTCGGCTATTCGGGATCGACCGGTGCGCAGCCGCTGGAGGCGGAGCTGGTCTATTTCGCCTCGCTTGCCGAACTCCAGGCCGCGCCCGCCGGCAGCCTCAAGGGCAAGATCGCCTTTATCGACCACGCGATGGTGCCGACGCAGGATGGCTCGCAATATGGCTATTACGGTGCCGTCCGCCGCGCCGGCCCGAGCGTCGCCGCCACCAAGGGCGCGGCGGCCGTGCTGATCCGCTCGATCGGCACCGACCATCACCGCAACCCGCATACCGGCGTCACCACCTGGGCCAAGGGCGTGTCCCCCATCGCCGCTGCTGCGCTCTCCGTACCCGATGCCGAGCAGCTCGTCCGCCTCGTCAAGCGCGGCCCGGTGAAGCTCCGCCTCAGCGTGACGCCGCAGTTCAAGGGCGAAGCGGAGTCCGGCAACGTGATTGCCGACCTTCCCGGCAGCGACCCCAAGGCCGGGATCATCGTCGTCGGCGGCCATCTCGACAGCTGGGATCTCGGCACCGGCGCGATCGATGACGGCGCGGGCGTCGCCATCACCACCGCGGCGGCGCTGCAGGCGGCCAAGCTGGGCCAGCCGCGTCGCACCATCCGCGTCGTGTGGTTCGGCGCCGAGGAAGTCGGCGGCTTCGGCGGCGCGGCCTATGCCAAGGCGCATGCCGACGAACGCCATGTGCTGGCGATGGAATCCGATTTCGGTGCCGATCGCGTCTGGAAGTTCGAGACCAACCTGCCGGAAAGCGCCAAGGCGATCGGCGATCGGCTGGAGGCGGCGCTCTACCCGATCGGCATCGAGCGCGGTCGCGGCACCGCGCATGGCGGCACCGATGTCGAGCCGATCCTGGCGCTCGGCGTCGGCACCATCGGCCTCAACCAGGACGGGCTGCGCTATTTCGACCTGCACCACACGCCGGACGACACGCTCGACAAGATCGATCCCGCGCAGCTGCGGCAGAATGTCGCTGCATGGGCCGCGATGCTGGCGATCGCCGCCAACGCGCCTGAGGACATCGGTCCGGTCGCTCTCCACAAGGGCGAATGA